The Stratiformator vulcanicus genome has a segment encoding these proteins:
- a CDS encoding putative sugar nucleotidyl transferase, with protein MKIQFFEDSAVRGLHPLILLRPAFDLMCGAATLRSRLTTPQKPFGAKIRPELQESFFVEGLGQSWGGQEYWDNGPTTYVNARWIPDAPADAEMDENSALYIDDIPVCFKIDSPKLIFNDFENIADAVIPLARKCKRMDASGVLLEYPWDIIDRNARQIELDFEHGVGQSDKLMSLGSTRNFEVIGSLDQLRLAATAQINPYVVFDTTDGPITVADGAVIDSFTKIEGPAYIGREARLYRALIHGGTTIGPVCRVGGEIEAAVFHGYANKYHEGFFGHGYVCPWVNLGALTTNSDLRNDYGNVRVPLEGHSIDSGQKKVGTFIADHSKTALCSLFNTGTSVGAMSLVVPGAGLLPKHIPSFSRVWNGKVDDGLDLDAAIETARIAMSRRGVELLPASEELLRTVHEQTRPERQRAIDRASR; from the coding sequence ATGAAGATTCAATTTTTTGAAGATAGCGCCGTCCGCGGGCTGCATCCGCTGATACTTTTGCGTCCGGCTTTTGATTTGATGTGTGGAGCGGCTACGCTGCGATCCCGATTGACGACTCCTCAGAAGCCGTTTGGCGCGAAGATTCGTCCTGAGCTTCAGGAGTCTTTCTTCGTCGAGGGTCTTGGGCAGAGCTGGGGCGGTCAAGAATATTGGGACAATGGGCCTACGACTTACGTTAATGCCCGCTGGATTCCCGATGCTCCCGCTGACGCTGAGATGGATGAAAACTCAGCGCTCTATATCGACGACATTCCGGTCTGTTTCAAAATCGATTCGCCGAAATTAATATTCAATGATTTTGAAAACATCGCCGACGCCGTCATCCCTTTAGCACGCAAGTGCAAGCGAATGGATGCGAGCGGCGTACTTCTTGAGTATCCGTGGGATATCATCGATCGCAACGCCCGGCAAATTGAACTCGATTTTGAGCATGGCGTCGGCCAATCGGATAAGCTTATGTCGCTTGGTTCAACTCGCAATTTCGAGGTCATCGGATCGCTCGATCAGCTACGTCTCGCCGCGACAGCTCAAATTAATCCGTACGTCGTGTTCGATACGACCGATGGCCCAATCACGGTTGCCGACGGTGCGGTCATCGATTCATTTACGAAAATCGAGGGACCCGCGTATATCGGTCGTGAAGCGAGACTGTACCGGGCGTTAATTCATGGCGGTACGACCATCGGTCCGGTCTGTCGGGTCGGCGGTGAAATCGAAGCCGCGGTCTTCCACGGCTACGCCAACAAATATCACGAAGGTTTCTTCGGTCACGGCTATGTCTGTCCGTGGGTGAATCTCGGAGCGCTGACAACGAACAGCGACCTCCGTAACGACTACGGCAACGTCCGCGTTCCGCTTGAAGGACACTCAATTGATTCCGGCCAGAAAAAGGTCGGGACATTTATCGCCGATCATTCGAAGACCGCGCTCTGCAGCCTATTTAATACGGGAACCTCTGTCGGCGCCATGAGCTTGGTGGTGCCCGGAGCAGGTCTTCTTCCGAAGCACATCCCGTCGTTCAGCCGGGTTTGGAACGGCAAGGTCGATGACGGCCTCGACCTTGATGCTGCCATCGAAACGGCGAGAATCGCCATGAGTCGAAGGGGTGTCGAACTGCTTCCCGCATCTGAAGAATTACTTCGTACTGTGCATGAACAGACGAGACCAGAACGGCAGCGGGCAATCGATCGCGCAAGCCGGTAA
- a CDS encoding CheR family methyltransferase codes for MNPDDYRLLADFLRQSSGLILGEGREYLVSSRLNPLVRRFELIDVGCIVKRLAAGDNAIGNAVIDAMTTNETLFFRDKTPFEELHRVLLPELVESRRAARKLRIWCAAGATGQEPYSIAMLLSEYFPEFRAWDIEIIATDIAAEPIARAKKGLYSQFEVQRGLPVEFRNKYFTHSEAGWQLIPAICNAVTWRQLNLLKPFDFLGRFDIIFCRNVLIYFDSETKRSVLNQICSQMSSDAYLYLGAAETALGVCDDLERRRDCRSALYTLAGATSGAESNVTRPQLA; via the coding sequence ATGAATCCAGACGACTATCGACTGCTTGCCGATTTCTTAAGACAATCGTCGGGCCTGATTCTAGGTGAGGGACGAGAATACCTCGTATCATCTCGGCTGAACCCGCTCGTCCGCCGATTTGAACTGATCGATGTCGGATGTATTGTGAAGCGACTCGCGGCAGGTGATAACGCCATTGGCAACGCCGTCATCGACGCGATGACGACGAATGAGACATTATTCTTTCGAGACAAGACCCCCTTTGAGGAATTACATCGCGTACTCCTGCCGGAACTGGTTGAGTCTCGACGCGCTGCGAGGAAACTTCGCATCTGGTGCGCTGCCGGCGCGACCGGACAGGAGCCCTACTCGATCGCGATGCTGCTGAGCGAATACTTTCCCGAATTCAGGGCGTGGGATATCGAAATCATCGCGACCGACATTGCCGCCGAGCCGATCGCCAGAGCAAAAAAAGGCCTCTACAGTCAATTTGAAGTCCAACGGGGACTTCCAGTCGAGTTCCGCAATAAGTACTTTACTCATTCCGAAGCGGGATGGCAGTTGATCCCCGCAATTTGCAATGCCGTGACGTGGCGGCAGCTCAATCTCTTGAAACCATTCGATTTCCTGGGGCGATTCGACATTATTTTCTGTCGAAACGTATTGATCTATTTTGACAGCGAAACGAAGCGGAGCGTACTGAATCAAATTTGCAGCCAAATGTCATCCGATGCGTACCTATACCTCGGGGCGGCCGAAACGGCACTTGGTGTCTGCGACGATCTGGAACGTCGCCGCGACTGTCGCTCGGCCCTCTACACGCTCGCGGGAGCGACTTCTGGAGCGGAAAGTAACGTCACTCGGCCACAACTTGCATGA
- a CDS encoding protein-glutamate methylesterase/protein-glutamine glutaminase produces MKHPPVRVLLVDDSAVVRGLISRVLSAEQEIDVVGAVMNGADALAWLGRHKADVVVLDVEMPVMDGLTALQHIQARYPKLTVIMASSLTQRGAETTVRALRMGAAGCVAKPVAGRTSDGINRLAAELTELVIALGQPSQRKADLSKRANSFLSPAKLRPVVAESSRDVTPQAIVIGASTGGPRALAHLLQSMSRDITQPIFIVQHMPAMFTPMLAEHLGRDADRPSFEATDGMVVQSGTIYVAPGGFHLKLVRSSENSVQCCLTEDPQEHYCRPSVNPLFRSAAQVYKDAILGIMLTGMGQDGIEGAAAIRKIGGKMIAQDEATSTVWGMPGAVAKAGLANSVLPLAEIPAAISEIVEPKAVLR; encoded by the coding sequence ATGAAGCATCCTCCCGTACGCGTATTATTAGTCGACGATTCCGCCGTTGTTCGCGGATTAATCTCCCGAGTTCTATCGGCGGAGCAAGAGATCGACGTCGTCGGAGCCGTCATGAATGGCGCTGACGCCCTTGCCTGGTTGGGTCGTCACAAGGCGGATGTGGTTGTCCTTGACGTCGAAATGCCCGTCATGGATGGCTTGACGGCCCTTCAGCATATCCAGGCTCGTTATCCTAAGCTCACCGTCATCATGGCCAGCAGCCTGACGCAGCGCGGCGCCGAGACGACGGTCCGGGCCCTTCGAATGGGCGCGGCCGGGTGCGTCGCGAAACCCGTTGCGGGACGCACTTCGGATGGCATTAACCGTCTCGCGGCCGAATTGACGGAGCTCGTCATTGCTCTCGGTCAGCCATCCCAACGTAAAGCCGATCTTTCGAAGAGAGCAAATTCTTTTCTTAGTCCGGCGAAATTACGGCCAGTCGTTGCCGAGTCTTCGCGCGACGTGACGCCGCAGGCCATCGTGATCGGTGCCAGCACCGGAGGACCTCGCGCTCTGGCTCATCTCCTGCAGTCGATGTCGCGGGACATTACCCAGCCTATCTTTATCGTCCAGCATATGCCGGCGATGTTTACACCGATGCTTGCTGAACACCTCGGTCGTGATGCTGATCGGCCTTCTTTTGAAGCGACCGATGGAATGGTTGTCCAATCCGGTACAATCTATGTCGCACCGGGTGGTTTCCATCTTAAATTAGTTCGCTCTTCGGAAAATTCCGTTCAATGCTGCTTAACTGAAGACCCGCAAGAGCACTACTGCCGACCCTCGGTCAACCCGTTGTTCCGATCAGCGGCACAGGTCTATAAAGATGCAATACTCGGCATCATGCTGACCGGCATGGGTCAAGACGGCATCGAAGGGGCCGCCGCAATTCGCAAGATCGGCGGCAAAATGATCGCACAGGACGAAGCCACCAGCACCGTGTGGGGAATGCCCGGGGCTGTCGCGAAAGCCGGGCTCGCCAATTCCGTTTTGCCGCTCGCAGAAATTCCCGCCGCCATTTCGGAAATTGTCGAACCCAAGGCCGTGCTGCGATGA
- a CDS encoding methyl-accepting chemotaxis protein, with the protein MPATFTVLRKSLDELVAQVGEVARHFRARVVDEVPELTPVLDAISDAALSDGLSQFLTVLGRQEDNATSVERFLESLCSRVNGVMLDRGQVNALKAALTDAVTAIQTNSWDERTARDWAEALDSAEDILLGTILVASATSDEAANIETSAERILVDDANSQTSGVEISSNKPEQAKPTAFDIEEHSDGAVLDAESRVAIPDEINSLDDKDMSEMSTEHILAEIERVNSPAPSNQASLDMSAFEAQLREHHQHLGLITSILDALSTATDERTIYEVGLREICGSLGFRCGGFWKADVSSEQLTLVVEAGDVPIDLSEVNQSAVYASGIGLVGRAAQQREMVLAPEFSQVETSNRAAVAVRAGIVTGVAVPLMRGDDCDGVLEFLLDHSTALGDSRKQTLAIAAQLIRSQCDRIQSLRAVSEQAENADCFERDVKSVIQIVSSASTELQASSQSLAASAELTNRQSHVVATASEQATKNVETVASAAEELNASIHEIARHVEDAAHMTTTAVEEAEQTNSTIRQLGKASSEIGQVIRVITSIAQQTNLLALNATIEAARAGEAGKGFAVVANEVKELARQTAKATEEISDKIGAIQSSTDIAVTAIESIGSRIGKINEISTTIASAVQEQSAATQEISRNVAEAAGGTAEVTKSICEVANAADDSGRGAADIQAASENLSTESARLEQIAQDFLDKLRSA; encoded by the coding sequence GTGCCTGCCACCTTTACCGTCTTGAGAAAATCACTTGATGAACTCGTCGCCCAGGTCGGCGAGGTCGCACGTCATTTTCGGGCACGCGTCGTGGATGAAGTGCCCGAGTTAACGCCTGTGCTCGACGCAATCAGCGACGCCGCATTAAGCGACGGTTTGTCTCAGTTTCTCACAGTTCTTGGTCGTCAAGAAGATAATGCAACTTCGGTTGAACGCTTTTTAGAAAGCCTTTGCAGCCGGGTTAATGGCGTGATGCTTGACCGCGGACAAGTTAATGCTCTGAAGGCTGCTTTGACCGACGCGGTCACGGCCATTCAAACCAACTCATGGGATGAGAGGACCGCACGTGATTGGGCAGAAGCGCTCGACTCCGCGGAAGACATCCTTCTCGGCACGATCTTGGTAGCTTCAGCCACATCCGATGAAGCTGCAAATATCGAAACTTCCGCTGAACGCATTTTAGTCGACGACGCCAATTCTCAAACGTCCGGTGTTGAAATCTCAAGCAACAAACCAGAGCAAGCCAAGCCGACGGCATTTGATATCGAAGAGCACTCAGACGGCGCGGTTTTGGATGCCGAATCACGCGTTGCCATCCCGGACGAAATAAATTCCCTCGACGATAAGGATATGAGCGAAATGTCAACCGAACACATCCTCGCGGAGATCGAACGTGTCAATTCCCCGGCTCCGTCGAATCAGGCGAGCCTCGACATGTCGGCTTTCGAAGCGCAGCTTCGAGAACACCATCAACACCTCGGCTTAATCACTTCTATTTTAGATGCCCTCAGCACAGCGACCGACGAGCGGACCATCTATGAGGTTGGACTGCGAGAGATTTGCGGCTCCCTTGGATTTCGCTGCGGCGGATTTTGGAAAGCTGATGTGAGTTCAGAGCAATTGACTCTCGTAGTCGAAGCAGGTGACGTTCCGATCGACCTGTCAGAGGTAAATCAATCCGCCGTTTACGCGAGCGGCATCGGGTTGGTCGGCCGGGCCGCTCAGCAACGCGAGATGGTGCTCGCGCCGGAATTTAGTCAAGTCGAAACATCAAATCGCGCGGCTGTCGCCGTTCGTGCCGGTATCGTAACCGGCGTCGCCGTCCCATTAATGCGGGGCGACGATTGCGACGGCGTGCTCGAATTTCTGCTCGATCATTCGACGGCCTTGGGCGACAGCCGAAAACAGACCTTGGCAATCGCCGCACAGCTTATTCGATCGCAGTGCGATCGCATTCAATCACTCCGCGCCGTCAGTGAACAGGCAGAGAACGCCGACTGTTTCGAACGGGACGTTAAGAGCGTAATCCAAATCGTCAGCTCAGCGTCGACGGAGCTCCAAGCCAGTAGCCAATCGCTCGCCGCTTCTGCCGAATTGACGAACCGCCAGTCGCACGTCGTCGCAACTGCCAGTGAGCAGGCGACGAAGAACGTTGAGACCGTCGCTTCCGCGGCTGAAGAGCTAAATGCGTCGATACACGAAATCGCCCGACACGTCGAAGATGCCGCTCACATGACGACCACTGCGGTTGAGGAGGCGGAACAAACGAATTCGACGATCCGACAGCTCGGAAAAGCGAGTAGCGAAATCGGACAGGTCATTCGCGTGATCACCTCGATTGCGCAACAGACGAACCTCTTGGCATTAAACGCCACGATTGAAGCCGCTCGCGCTGGGGAAGCCGGCAAAGGATTTGCGGTCGTTGCCAATGAAGTGAAAGAGCTGGCTCGGCAGACTGCGAAAGCGACCGAGGAAATCAGCGACAAGATCGGGGCCATTCAGTCGTCGACAGACATCGCCGTCACTGCGATCGAGTCGATCGGTTCACGAATCGGAAAAATTAATGAGATTTCGACGACGATTGCCTCGGCCGTCCAAGAACAGTCGGCCGCGACTCAGGAAATCTCCCGTAACGTGGCCGAAGCGGCGGGCGGAACCGCAGAAGTGACGAAAAGCATTTGCGAAGTCGCGAACGCCGCAGATGACAGCGGTCGCGGTGCGGCCGATATTCAGGCCGCCTCGGAGAATCTGTCGACGGAGTCGGCTCGACTCGAACAGATTGCCCAGGATTTCCTTGACAAGCTACGGTCGGCTTGA
- a CDS encoding chemotaxis protein CheW, producing the protein MDDPQSTHQNKNATGDPLPVRQYVSFRVAGQLFGIPVESVQEVLNPQQISRTPKSRSEISGLLNLRGQIVTAVDLRRRLGLAADPAVSPMNVVCRFDEESFSFLVDEVGDVIDLPASSLEPVPGTVDTLWKSLSRGIYQLDHELFLVLDLDAVMSFENEYRKSA; encoded by the coding sequence ATGGACGATCCTCAGAGCACGCATCAAAACAAAAACGCGACCGGCGATCCACTGCCGGTCCGCCAATACGTTTCATTCCGCGTGGCCGGCCAACTCTTCGGGATTCCGGTCGAGTCCGTTCAGGAAGTGCTCAACCCGCAGCAGATTTCGCGAACGCCAAAATCTCGATCCGAGATTTCCGGCCTGTTAAATTTGCGTGGTCAGATCGTAACGGCGGTCGACCTGCGTCGGCGACTCGGACTGGCCGCTGATCCTGCCGTCAGCCCGATGAACGTCGTTTGTCGGTTCGATGAAGAATCTTTCAGTTTCTTGGTCGACGAGGTCGGAGACGTCATCGATCTGCCCGCAAGTTCTCTTGAGCCCGTTCCGGGCACGGTCGACACACTTTGGAAATCGCTCTCGCGCGGAATCTACCAACTCGATCATGAACTCTTCTTGGTCCTCGATCTGGACGCCGTAATGAGCTTCGAAAACGAATATCGGAAGTCTGCCTGA
- a CDS encoding hybrid sensor histidine kinase/response regulator → MDEELLQEFLAESWENLARLDQEIVRLEHETGNAELLDSIFRTIHTIKGTCGFIGLVNLGTVTHSTENVLGKMRERELPVTRETISLVLKAVDAIKALLEGIEATNSEPQTDHTRLLAQLDAMATGTDLESESDGDEVTVESPIDSVCAASQADLEESSEADGSLSSDQRISDSVWDSQSAAADPSSTETGRRTAADLSIRVNVDVLDGLMDLVGELVLTRNQLLQLARADEESQFGKPITHLNRVTSDLQEGVMKTRMQPIGNAWSRLPRLIRDLEQTTGKSLRLQMSGSETELDRTVLDAIKDPLTHMIRNSADHGIETREARRAVGKQECGTIRLEAHHEGGHVIISIADDGGGIDPEKIKRKAVDRGLITFPDAERLSEQDALQFIFHAGFSTAEKISSVSGRGVGMDVVRTAIEEIGGTIDLNSIVGVGTTIRVKIPLTLAIISALIVESGGECFAIPQLGIVELVRVSAEDSSRIEQINGKKVLRLREHLLPLVHLGEVLDLESRETSDDQTCLNIVVAQIDDMRFGLTVDEVFDTEEIVVKPLGRLLRELPFYQGTTILGDGRVIMILDVAGIATSSGAFDGTVGKPLPTPDENPDTAGVITTLLLFDPGHGRTMAVPLGLVARIEEFPVDRVEQTGEGPVIQYRGTLLPLLPMDNGSHPVVDSATQPVIVFTEGDCSMGLMVREILDIREVMFSIERPSRIPGILGTSIVDGKATEIIDAQHYVTSATPEWFNRSSSTDVASIVVVDDSLFFRQLVKTSLESAGFDVAAFGGAAEALTHLERNPRVDLVIADIDMPQTDGLEFARQVREYKPNDSVPMIALSGHETEKVKRAALDAGYDRFLKKFDSREVAAAIRELYTAPILAKAEAH, encoded by the coding sequence ATGGACGAGGAATTGCTGCAGGAATTCCTGGCAGAAAGTTGGGAAAATCTGGCCCGACTCGACCAGGAAATCGTCCGACTCGAACACGAGACCGGCAACGCTGAGCTTCTCGACAGCATTTTCCGGACAATTCACACGATCAAAGGCACCTGCGGATTCATCGGGCTGGTGAATCTCGGCACCGTCACGCATTCGACCGAGAACGTACTCGGCAAAATGCGGGAGCGGGAATTACCCGTGACGCGTGAGACGATCTCGCTCGTGCTCAAAGCCGTTGATGCCATCAAAGCTTTGCTTGAAGGCATCGAAGCGACCAATTCCGAGCCGCAGACCGATCACACTCGGCTACTCGCCCAACTTGACGCAATGGCCACGGGAACCGATCTCGAATCAGAGTCCGATGGCGATGAAGTCACCGTCGAATCGCCGATCGACTCCGTCTGCGCGGCCTCGCAAGCCGATCTGGAGGAATCCTCCGAGGCCGATGGCTCTCTGTCGTCCGACCAAAGGATTTCAGATTCGGTGTGGGACAGCCAATCTGCGGCTGCCGATCCGTCGTCAACCGAGACTGGGCGGCGAACTGCGGCCGATCTGTCGATTCGGGTGAATGTCGACGTCCTCGATGGTCTGATGGATCTCGTCGGTGAATTGGTTCTCACGCGCAATCAATTGTTGCAACTGGCTCGAGCCGACGAAGAGTCACAGTTTGGCAAGCCGATCACACATCTGAATCGCGTCACGTCCGACCTGCAGGAAGGGGTGATGAAAACCCGGATGCAGCCGATCGGGAACGCTTGGAGCCGACTGCCGCGACTTATTCGCGATCTGGAGCAAACCACCGGGAAGTCGCTTCGACTTCAAATGAGCGGGTCGGAGACGGAACTCGATCGAACGGTGCTTGATGCGATTAAAGACCCGCTGACGCACATGATCCGCAACTCGGCGGATCATGGCATCGAAACGCGGGAGGCCCGCCGCGCCGTCGGCAAACAGGAATGCGGAACGATTCGGCTCGAAGCTCATCACGAGGGCGGGCACGTCATCATCAGTATCGCCGACGACGGTGGCGGCATCGATCCGGAAAAGATTAAACGCAAGGCCGTCGATCGCGGCTTGATCACGTTCCCCGATGCAGAACGCCTGAGTGAGCAGGACGCTCTGCAATTTATCTTCCACGCCGGGTTTTCGACCGCCGAGAAAATTAGCTCGGTGTCGGGCCGTGGTGTCGGCATGGACGTCGTGCGGACTGCGATCGAAGAAATCGGCGGAACAATCGACCTCAACTCGATCGTCGGCGTCGGTACGACGATTCGCGTCAAAATCCCGCTGACGTTAGCGATTATTTCCGCATTAATTGTCGAGAGCGGTGGCGAATGCTTCGCCATCCCGCAGTTGGGAATCGTCGAACTCGTTCGCGTTTCCGCTGAAGACAGCAGTCGCATTGAGCAAATCAACGGCAAAAAAGTGTTGAGGCTCCGGGAGCATTTGCTCCCGCTGGTTCATCTCGGCGAGGTGCTCGATCTTGAAAGTCGTGAAACGAGCGACGACCAAACGTGTCTCAATATTGTCGTCGCGCAAATTGATGACATGAGGTTCGGGCTGACCGTCGACGAAGTCTTCGACACCGAAGAGATTGTGGTCAAACCGTTAGGGCGGTTGTTGCGTGAGCTTCCGTTTTATCAGGGCACGACGATTCTCGGCGACGGTCGAGTCATCATGATTCTCGACGTCGCCGGCATCGCGACCAGTAGCGGTGCGTTCGACGGTACCGTTGGAAAGCCGTTACCGACGCCCGATGAAAATCCCGATACAGCCGGCGTCATAACAACGCTGCTGCTATTCGATCCGGGGCATGGACGGACGATGGCAGTGCCTTTGGGACTGGTCGCGCGCATCGAAGAGTTTCCCGTCGATCGCGTTGAACAAACGGGTGAGGGGCCGGTCATTCAATATCGGGGCACGTTGCTCCCGCTGTTGCCGATGGATAACGGTTCCCACCCCGTTGTCGACAGTGCGACGCAACCAGTCATTGTTTTTACAGAAGGCGACTGCTCGATGGGCCTGATGGTCCGAGAAATCTTGGACATCCGCGAAGTGATGTTCTCGATTGAAAGACCGTCCCGCATCCCCGGCATTCTCGGAACATCAATCGTTGACGGCAAAGCGACCGAGATCATCGACGCGCAGCACTACGTCACCAGCGCGACACCGGAATGGTTCAATCGTAGCAGCTCGACCGATGTCGCCAGCATTGTGGTCGTCGACGACTCTCTATTCTTCAGGCAACTCGTGAAGACCTCGCTGGAGTCGGCCGGATTCGACGTCGCGGCCTTCGGCGGAGCGGCTGAAGCTCTTACTCACCTTGAGCGGAACCCGCGAGTCGATCTGGTCATTGCCGATATTGATATGCCGCAGACCGACGGGCTCGAATTTGCTCGACAGGTTCGCGAATACAAGCCGAACGACTCCGTGCCGATGATCGCTTTAAGCGGGCACGAAACCGAAAAGGTAAAACGAGCTGCACTCGACGCTGGCTATGACAGGTTCTTAAAGAAGTTCGACTCGCGGGAAGTCGCCGCGGCGATTCGAGAGCTCTATACCGCTCCGATTCTCGCTAAGGCGGAAGCACATTGA
- the gap gene encoding type I glyceraldehyde-3-phosphate dehydrogenase, with amino-acid sequence MAVKVGINGFGRIGRITFRAMALRPDEFEIVGINDLGDPKLLGMLLKYDSVQGRFPGTVSVEGDTLIVNDEPIKIYSERNPAELPWGELGCDVALESTGIFTSRATDAKPGYDSHLKAGARKVVLSAPAKDEVDLTVVAGVNDSELTADHKCISNASCTTNCLAPMVKVLNENFGLEEGLMTTIHAYTNDQQVLDLLHSDPHRARAAALNIIPTTTGAAKAVGKVYPAVKGKLTGLALRVPVPAGSITDLTATLGKDVSVDEINAAMKSAAEGPLKGIMEYTEDPIVSSDIVGNPHSVIFDGEWTTRIGSRMVKVMGWYDNEFGYSNRTADLIAKLASL; translated from the coding sequence GTGGCGGTAAAAGTCGGCATCAACGGATTCGGGCGAATCGGTCGTATCACCTTTCGGGCCATGGCACTGCGTCCGGACGAATTTGAGATCGTTGGTATCAATGATTTGGGCGATCCGAAGTTATTGGGCATGTTGCTGAAGTACGACAGCGTGCAGGGACGATTCCCCGGCACCGTGTCGGTCGAAGGCGACACGCTGATCGTCAATGACGAGCCGATCAAAATTTATTCAGAGCGTAACCCCGCCGAACTCCCTTGGGGTGAGCTCGGATGCGACGTTGCTTTGGAATCAACCGGTATTTTCACGTCGCGGGCGACCGACGCCAAACCGGGCTACGATAGCCACCTCAAAGCGGGCGCCCGCAAGGTTGTGCTTTCCGCCCCGGCGAAAGATGAAGTCGATCTGACCGTCGTGGCTGGCGTGAATGACTCGGAGCTGACCGCAGATCACAAGTGCATCTCGAACGCGAGTTGCACAACCAACTGTCTGGCTCCGATGGTGAAGGTGCTCAACGAAAACTTCGGTTTGGAAGAAGGTCTGATGACCACCATCCACGCTTACACCAACGACCAGCAGGTGCTCGACCTGTTGCACAGCGACCCGCACCGGGCCCGGGCCGCGGCACTGAACATCATCCCGACGACAACCGGGGCGGCCAAAGCGGTCGGTAAGGTTTACCCGGCGGTGAAAGGCAAGCTGACCGGCCTGGCCCTTCGCGTGCCGGTACCGGCGGGAAGCATCACGGACCTTACCGCGACTTTGGGGAAAGACGTCTCTGTCGATGAGATTAACGCCGCCATGAAGTCGGCCGCTGAAGGGCCGCTCAAAGGCATCATGGAGTACACCGAGGACCCGATCGTCTCGAGCGACATCGTGGGCAATCCGCACAGCGTCATCTTCGACGGCGAATGGACGACCCGCATCGGATCGCGGATGGTCAAGGTCATGGGCTGGTACGACAACGAATTCGGCTACTCGAACCGAACCGCCGACCTGATCGCTAAACTCGCCTCGCTGTAG
- the rpe gene encoding ribulose-phosphate 3-epimerase has product MERNETIRRLKPGRPVMGPSMLKCDFGNLAEEISRLEDAGAEVLHLDVMDGHFVPNLSYGPMVIERIRERTDLPLDAHLMISEPSRWWKEYADAGCDAITFHIEAEPDPTANLAAIRDAGLTAGLAINPPTSFDRIEPFVDAADLVLVMSVNPGFGGQKFMPQVLPKVSRLRQMAGDRLIISIDGGIGTETISSAASAGAELFVAGSSIFDADDYGAAIKALTHQADIAETSAADGQ; this is encoded by the coding sequence ATGGAACGCAACGAGACAATTCGCCGCTTGAAGCCCGGTCGCCCTGTCATGGGGCCGTCGATGCTGAAATGTGATTTCGGCAATCTTGCCGAAGAGATCAGTCGACTCGAAGATGCCGGCGCGGAGGTGCTGCATCTCGACGTGATGGACGGACATTTCGTCCCGAATCTGTCCTACGGCCCAATGGTGATCGAGCGGATTCGTGAGCGGACCGACCTGCCACTCGATGCCCACCTGATGATTTCCGAGCCGAGTCGCTGGTGGAAGGAATATGCGGATGCGGGTTGCGATGCGATCACTTTTCACATCGAAGCCGAACCCGATCCAACGGCCAACTTGGCCGCGATTCGCGATGCAGGACTTACGGCTGGCCTGGCAATCAATCCGCCCACTTCATTTGATCGAATAGAGCCGTTTGTCGACGCGGCGGATCTCGTTCTGGTAATGAGTGTGAATCCGGGATTCGGAGGCCAGAAATTCATGCCGCAGGTGCTGCCCAAAGTCAGCCGACTTCGTCAGATGGCTGGCGACCGCCTGATTATCTCGATCGACGGCGGAATCGGGACCGAGACAATCAGCAGCGCCGCTTCGGCGGGAGCAGAGCTTTTTGTGGCAGGCAGTTCGATCTTCGATGCAGATGATTACGGTGCGGCGATCAAGGCGTTGACGCATCAAGCCGACATCGCCGAAACAAGTGCAGCCGACGGTCAATGA